In Gemmatimonadetes bacterium T265, one DNA window encodes the following:
- a CDS encoding hypothetical protein (frameshifted, insertion at around 704987,705567), giving the protein MLHRDVTPGNILLSADGAFLADFGIARAVLEADDEQRLTSTGIVVGTPAYMSPEQGCGDRHLGARSDLYALASVTYEMLAGQPPFMGPTPQSVLGQKAAHEPQSVRRLRPSVPEHVDAALGRALRPVPADRFTDVEAFVAVLGGGGTPRRRATRRAPTTAGIATVIAALGVAWLWSVFREPPGRLEARAGAALARWDRAGAESDLRRAVALDSADPRVALGLAQVMALRGAPPSAWQALARRAARDTAGIDARARPRAAALVAMADGGPAKACPLWRAARATAAAVAADRVTDVALADCLVADQEVVQDATSPSGYRFRSSLHEAAVLYERALAEAPNMGDTFAALVPRIMGVRYLDRNRLRSGWTAGPARVRLVAYPALVDDTLSFVPWRPVDLARPGATSGTGGDEDAVTRNIRIVRALCARWVRVAPDDPRAHAAFAEVLDVAGELADGAESALREEGVARTLLAPRADGPNGSPEAFVEHVGVAASEVRTLMKASRFAAARALADTILTWPRPRTLTGAAREEVAERVIPLAVLTGRIGTALSLAQTFVDDYRLASPDGRVTTAPPALAHTAVALAVYSAVGAPADTLRALFARVPGEVRDLVAPSRDARSGARAPARHGGAVARGVRSSGGRRR; this is encoded by the coding sequence GTGCTGCACCGGGACGTGACGCCGGGGAACATCCTGCTCTCGGCGGACGGGGCGTTCCTCGCCGACTTCGGGATCGCGCGCGCGGTGCTGGAGGCCGACGACGAGCAGCGGCTGACGTCGACGGGGATCGTCGTGGGCACGCCGGCGTACATGAGTCCGGAGCAGGGGTGCGGGGACCGGCACCTCGGCGCGCGGAGCGACCTGTACGCGCTCGCGTCGGTGACGTACGAAATGCTCGCGGGGCAGCCGCCGTTCATGGGACCGACGCCGCAGTCGGTGCTCGGGCAGAAGGCGGCGCACGAGCCGCAGAGTGTGAGGCGGCTGCGGCCGAGCGTGCCGGAGCACGTGGACGCGGCGTTGGGGCGGGCGCTGCGGCCGGTGCCTGCCGATCGATTCACGGACGTCGAGGCGTTTGTCGCGGTGCTCGGAGGCGGCGGCACGCCGCGGCGGCGGGCTACCCGCCGCGCGCCCACTACCGCCGGCATCGCGACCGTCATAGCTGCGTTAGGCGTAGCTTGGCTCTGGTCTGTGTTTCGCGAGCCCCCCGGCCGTCTCGAGGCCCGCGCGGGTGCGGCGCTCGCCCGATGGGACCGAGCCGGCGCCGAGTCGGACCTGCGCCGAGCCGTCGCGCTCGACTCGGCCGACCCGCGCGTCGCGCTCGGGCTCGCCCAGGTGATGGCGCTCCGGGGCGCGCCGCCGAGCGCTTGGCAGGCTTTGGCGCGGCGCGCGGCGCGCGACACTGCGGGGATCGATGCACGCGCGCGTCCGCGCGCGGCGGCGCTCGTGGCGATGGCGGACGGCGGACCCGCAAAAGCGTGCCCGCTCTGGCGTGCCGCCCGCGCGACCGCCGCCGCGGTCGCCGCTGACCGCGTGACGGACGTCGCGCTCGCCGATTGCCTCGTGGCCGACCAAGAAGTCGTGCAGGACGCCACGAGCCCATCGGGTTATCGATTCCGCAGCAGCCTGCACGAGGCGGCGGTGCTGTACGAGAGGGCGCTGGCCGAGGCGCCTAACATGGGCGACACGTTCGCGGCGCTGGTGCCGCGAATCATGGGCGTCCGCTACCTCGATCGCAACCGGCTCCGGTCCGGGTGGACCGCAGGTCCTGCCCGGGTGCGACTCGTCGCATACCCCGCGCTGGTAGACGATACGCTGAGCTTCGTGCCGTGGCGGCCCGTCGACCTGGCGCGGCCGGGCGCCACTTCCGGGACTGGCGGAGACGAGGATGCTGTCACGCGCAATATCCGGATTGTGCGGGCGCTGTGCGCGCGCTGGGTCCGTGTCGCGCCGGACGATCCACGCGCGCACGCCGCATTCGCCGAGGTCCTCGACGTCGCTGGCGAACTCGCGGACGGCGCCGAGTCGGCATTGCGTGAGGAGGGCGTGGCGCGCACCCTGCTCGCCCCACGCGCCGACGGTCCGAACGGGTCGCCCGAAGCATTCGTCGAACACGTCGGTGTCGCCGCGTCCGAGGTCCGGACGCTGATGAAGGCATCCCGATTCGCGGCGGCGCGGGCGCTCGCGGACACGATACTGACGTGGCCCAGACCGCGCACGCTCACCGGGGCCGCGCGGGAGGAGGTCGCCGAACGCGTGATCCCGCTTGCCGTGCTGACCGGGCGCATCGGGACGGCACTCTCGCTCGCGCAGACGTTCGTGGACGACTACCGGCTCGCCTCGCCCGACGGCCGAGTCACTACCGCGCCCCCGGCGCTCGCGCACACGGCCGTTGCGCTCGCCGTCTACTCGGCCGTCGGCGCGCCGGCCGACACCTTGCGCGCCCTGTTCGCGAGGGTACCGGGCGAGGTCCGCGACCTCGTCGCGCCGTCGCGCGATGCTCGTTCCGGTGCTCGAGCGCCCGCT